The Haloplanus sp. CK5-1 genome segment CGACAATGACCGAGGAACGCGAGGCTCGACTGGGACGACGACGGCTGTTGCGGGCGAGTGCCGGTGCCGTGGGAGCCGGTCTGGTGGGTACCGGGGCGGCCGGAACGGCAGCCGCGCAGTCGGAGCCGTTCGACGGCTGGCTGAGCAACGTGGGTAACTACGAGGGGCTCGTCGACGAGACGGGGAGCGACGAGGTGACCGTCGAGGTCGGCGTCGAACAGGGCAGCGGTGCCTTCGGCTTCGGACCGGCCGCGGTCCAGGTCGACCCCGGGACGACCGTCGTCTGGGAGTGGACCGGCAACGGCGGCGTCCACAACGTCGCCGCCGAGGAGGGGGCCGACTTCTCAAGCGAGAACAGCCAGGAAGCGGGGTTCACGTTCGAGCAGACGTTCGAGGAGTCGGGCGTCGTCAAGTACTTCTGTCAACCCCACCGGGCACTGGAGATGAAAGGTGTCGTGGTCGTCGGCGACGTCGACACCGGCGCGGAAGTGGTCGGCGGTGGCGGTAGCGGTGGCGGCGACAGCGGGGGCGGTGGCGGCGACAGCGGGGGCGGTGGCGGCGACAGCGGGGGCGGTGGCGGCGGCAGCGGTAGTGGAAGCGGCGGCGGTGGGCTCGTGATGTCGCTGACGGTCGGCGGGGCCACCGTCGCGGCATTCCTCTCGCCCATCGTCTTCGGACTCGTGTTGATGCTCCGTGACGTGTCGGACGACGCGCCCGAGGACGCTGCCGAGCACGGCGAGTCGAGCCACTAAAACTCGGTGTCGTCGACGAACGCCCGTATTATCGCGCCCTCGGCACGGTGGAGACGTTCGCTGGCGGTCGACTTCGCGATGTCGAGGTGGTCGGCGAGTTCCGTCAGCGTGCACTCCCGCGGCGTGTCGTAGTACCCCCGCCCGACGGCCGTCTCGATCAGC includes the following:
- a CDS encoding halocyanin domain-containing protein; amino-acid sequence: MTEEREARLGRRRLLRASAGAVGAGLVGTGAAGTAAAQSEPFDGWLSNVGNYEGLVDETGSDEVTVEVGVEQGSGAFGFGPAAVQVDPGTTVVWEWTGNGGVHNVAAEEGADFSSENSQEAGFTFEQTFEESGVVKYFCQPHRALEMKGVVVVGDVDTGAEVVGGGGSGGGDSGGGGGDSGGGGGDSGGGGGGSGSGSGGGGLVMSLTVGGATVAAFLSPIVFGLVLMLRDVSDDAPEDAAEHGESSH